In Oryza sativa Japonica Group chromosome 2, ASM3414082v1, the following are encoded in one genomic region:
- the LOC4329967 gene encoding temperature-induced lipocalin-1, translated as MAAAAVEKKSGSEMTVVRGLDVARYMGRWYEIASLPNFFQPRDGRDTRATYALRPDGATVDVLNETWTSSGKRDYIKGTAYKADPASDEAKLKVKFYLPPFLPVIPVVGDYWVLYVDDDYQYALVGEPRRKDLWILCRQTSMDDEVYGRLLEKAKEEGYDVEKLRKTPQDDPPPESDAAPTDTKGTWWFKSLFGK; from the coding sequence atggcggcggcggcggtggagaagaagagcGGGAGCGAGATGACGGTGGTGCGGGGGCTGGACGTGGCGAGGTACATGGGCCGGTGGTACGAGATCGCGTCGCTGCCCAACTTCTTCCAGCCCCGGGACGGCCGGGACACGCGGGCGACGTACGCGCTGCGGCCCGACGGCGCGACGGTGGACGTGCTGAACGAGACGTGGACCAGCAGCGGGAAGCGCGACTACATCAAGGGCACCGCCTACAAGGCCGACCCGGCCAGCGACGAGGCCAAGCTCAAGGTCAAGTTCTACCTGCCCCCCTTCCTCCCCGTCATCCCCGTCGTCGGCGACTACTGGGTGCTCTACGTCGACGACGACTACCAGTACGCGCTCGTCGGCGAGCCGCGGCGCAAGGACCTGTGGATCCTGTGCCGGCAGACGAGCATGGACGACGAGGTGTACGGGCGGCTGCTGGAGAAGGCCAAGGAGGAAGGGTACGACGTCGAGAAGCTGCGCAAGACGCCGCAGGACGACCCGCCGCCGGAGAGCGACGCCGCGCCCACCGACACCAAGGGGACGTGGTGGTTCAAGTCGCTCTTCGGCAAATGA
- the LOC4329968 gene encoding calcium uptake protein, mitochondrial, whose amino-acid sequence MAAALTRSSSVRSAIRRLGSSRAFSASAAAAPRRDARGAAAAAVAVAAGSGLGIWLLPPSPRPLADSGQAGNEVAAFGDVAEEEEREEKRRFLFGDSYRRRVFFNYEKRIRTRSPPEKIFEYFASIRNPEGEVYMLPADLMRAVVPVFPPSESKIVREGSLRGERNPGELHCAPSEFFMLFDTNGDGLISFAEYIFFVTLLSIPESSFNIAFKMFDLDHSGEIDKEEFKKVMALMRSYHRQGAAHRDGLRFGLKVGQSVENGGLVEYFFGKDGNEQLRYDKFSNFLKQLHDEIVRLEFSHYDVKSSKTISVKDFALSMVASADMNHINKLLDRVDDFDDYPDLKDLRITFEEFKAFADLRRKLEPFAMAIFSYGKVNGLLTKQDLKRAATHVCEVDLTDKVVDVIFLVFDANRDGSLSADEFLRALQRRESDIRQPASSGLMGVFTCLLNCTKCSLQQTVI is encoded by the exons atggccgccgcgttGACCCGCTCGTCGTCCGTCCGTTCCGCCATCCGACGGCTCGGATCCTCCCGCGCCTTCTCCGcatccgccgcggcggccccgcgccgcgacgcgaggggggcggcggccgcggcggtggcggtggctgccGGGTCGGGGCTGGGGATCTggctgctgccgccgtcgccgcggccgctgGCGGACTCCGGGCAGGCGGGGAATGAGGTGGCGGCGTTCGGCGAcgtcgcggaggaggaggagcgggaggagaAGCGCAGGTTCCTGTTCGGAG ACTCGTATCGCAGAAGGGTGTTCTTCAACTACGAGAAGAGGATTCGGACGCGCAGCCCTCCTGAAAAG ATCTTTGAATATTTCGCGTCCATCCGGAACCCAGAGGGTGAAGTTTACATGTTACCCGCCGATTTGATGAGGGCGGTTGTCCCCGTTTTTCCTCCATCTGAATCGAAAATTGTCAGGGAAGGGAGTCTCAGGGGAGAGCGCAACCCTGGCGAGCTACACTGTGCCCCGTCTGAATTTTTCATGCTGTTTGACACGAACGGAGATGGGCTCATCTCCTTTGCCGA GTACATCTTTTTTGTGACATTGCTTAGCATTCCTGAATCAAGTTTCAACATAGCTTTCAAGATGTTTGACCTTGACCACAGTGG GGAAATAGACAAAGAAGAGTTTAAGAAAGTAATGGCACTGATGCGGTCCTATCATAGGCAAGGAGCTGCCCATAGGGATGGTTTACGTTTTGGTCTTAAGGTTGGTCAGTCAGTGGAAAATGGTGGACTGGTTGAGTACTTCTTCGGCAAGGATGGCAATGAACAGTTACGCTATGATAAGTTCTCCAATTTTTTGAAGCAATTGCATGATgag ATTGTTCGCTTGGAATTCAGTCACTATGATGTCAAATCATCCAAGACAATATCTGTGAAGGACTTTGCATTATCCATGGTTGCTTCTGCAGATATGAATCACATAAACAAGCTACTTGACAGAGTtgatgattttgatgattaTCCTGATCTCAAGGATTTGCGCATTACCTTTGAG GAGTTCAAGGCTTTTGCTGATCTGCGGCGAAAATTAGAACCATTTGCAATGGCAATCTTCAGCTATGGCAAAGTAAACGGTTTGCTGACCAAGCAGGATCTAAAACGTGCAGCAACTCAT GTTTGTGAAGTGGACTTGACTGATAAAGTGGTGGACGTCATTTTCCTTGTGTTCGATGCAAACCGGGATGGGAGCCTTAGCGCAGATGAGTTCTTGAGGGCATTGCAAAGACGAGAAAGTGATATTCGCCAGCCAGCTTCTTCAGGTTTAATGGGAGTATTTACCTGTTTGTTGAACTGTACAAAGTGTTCTCTTCAGCAGACTGTGATCTA G